The nucleotide window ATATCACAATCCGCATAGATCCCAAGATAGATTTCGCGGAGCGTCTCAAACCCATCATTGAGGATCTCGTACTCGACCCCCACAAAATCGTCATATCCTGCCATCGACCAGCCAAAACTTCGTTGGCTGACCTTGACATTGAGGGGCCGGTGGTCGGGATGTTGCTCTAAGGCCTCGGGTGTATAATCGGTGAATTCGCAGCTGTACATTTGTACCGAGACAGCGCTGTAATCCTCATCGATCCTTCCATCACCATCATCATCCCACCCATTAAGGGGATCTTCATCAGTCAATCCGTCGTTATCGTCGTCGGGTTGTGAGGAGAAACCGATCCGGTTTCCCCCTGTCATTCCTTCATGTGAATAGTACATCCTGTCACGCACATCGATGGTGGGCCTCAACTCCATTGAGGTTGAAGTATAAGACAGATTGTCTGACGCGATCGCCCCAATCCAAAGCTCCGCGCCGTAGAGATAATCTCCATAACGCCAATAGGCCGAGGGCTCATCGAGCCAGGGGTTGCCGATTCGATCCATATTGGTGATTTGCAGATCCAGATCGCCCGCGTCATGTTCAACGGCGTGCGGGGGATAGACGGCATAGATTCTCGAGGAATCGGATTTGAACGGGGTGTCGCTCAGCATCGGATCAGCAGCTTGGAGTGCGGGATTGAGCGCTGGGAAGGTCATCATCACGAATATGAAGAAACCGAGGCATGCGACCGGTCCAGCAAGAATGGAATGTTTGAAACGGGAACTCATATGATGGTCCTCCCGGATAGCTCACCGTGGTCTTGATTTTTCCAGATGAATCGAGGGTCTTTGTTCGATGGGAGGATACCAATGACGGGCCACTTTTGCAAGAGTGCGTGCACCAAGCTCCCGGTGAAATCATCAAAAATCAATTCCAATCCCCTTCCTATTTTATTTTTCTTCCGGCATACGGATTCGAAGCGGTTTTAATCTGCAACATGCTGATTTCCATGTGGTGTCATTGATTGTTTGCAACCGGCGGGAAGGATTCGCAGTGAAGAAAGGTACCTTCTCTATCTCGTTCTATTGATTTCCTTTATACATTTCAAGGCCGTGACCGCCACATTGATTCAAGTTCCCGGCGATTATTCAACGATTCAAGTCACCGTGAATGCGACCTCGAGTCAATAGGAAATTTCATCGCCCCTCACGCCCAAGCTGCCCCAGGGCGGTCTTCCTTAAATATTAAGCCCTCCAGCAGAAACCCCATCGGTGGATCCGACGATCGCGGCGGCGGCAATTGACGCGGGATAATCGTGATCCATCAGACGAAGTTTGCCCGCTGGCGGCTGTCGTCGAGCCGACATCCATGGGCCTTTGCAAATGCAGGATCGGTGCCTCAAGGAAAAGCGGCCAGGCGGCAGTGTTCCTCCAGGATTAGGGGCTCGCCGCGGTGGGCAGGATCGATCAAGAGCTTTGCTCTCCTAAAGACCCTCAGAGGGGTGGCCGACTTGCCGCGCCAGTCGGGCCCACAGCTGATCCAGGACGTCATACTTTTCGAATTTTCTCGAGGTGTTTATGTTGCGTGAGGATTCAGAAATGGGAATACAATGATAAAAGGCCGAAGGGATTTTCTCAGGATCATGACATCCAACCCCTTGCAGTTCCGTTTCTGCCTTTGTGCGTGTCCTCTGCGAGAAGCGAACCGACACCTAGCCCGGAAGGAGTTACAAAAATGAACAGAGGTGAAAAAGCAAATTCTCTTATGCAGGAATATGGCAGCTGCTGCTCAGGTGTGTTGGGAGCCTTTGTCACCGAGCTAGGATTGGAGATGGATACCGTTGCCGGGCTGGGACGGGGTATGGCGGGAGGGATAGGTGGATTAGGCCACATTTGCGGTGCGGTTAGTGGAGCGATATTGGCGATTGGACTCAAAACGACGAACAAAGACAACATTCACGATATGCAGGCCGGGTTCGAAACCATGGAAAAAGTTAGGGAATTTGTGACCAGATTCGAGGAGCAGCACTCTTCTATAATATGCAAGGATCTTATCGGATGCGATATAAGCTCACAAGAGAAGAGCGCGGTTGCTATGAAGAACGGTGCTTTTGCAAATTGCCCCAAATATGTTGAAAGCGCGGCGAATATTCTCGATGAGATGCTTAACGGTTAAAGAGTTTAATGTAAGAGAAAGGCGCCACGCTGATGTCACGTGAGACCTTGGCGCTGGAAAATACCGCCCTCTCATCATCGTTAAACCCGCCACGGAGCAGGGTGACAGAAGACGCAGCCATCGCTGCCACCTTGACCGATGGTTGGACGAAGTCATGAGCATCAAAGCAATACCCATTCCCTTCGGCGAGCTGAACGCATCACAACACATCGAGCACTTTAACAAAACGCTTCGGGAGGAGGCGCTAACCCACTTTATCTTCCTCGGTGGCGTTCAGCACGATTATCGTCTCGTCGCGTAGACCACCGCTCGGCTGCGCTTTCTTCGGATTCAGTGACCAGGGCGACTATGCCCTGCTTTTGAATCGGCTCCCGGTCCTCCCCCGGGTTGAGCCGCGGCCTCACCGTCGCCAGCGAACGACGATATCTCGATCGGGGAAGAAGTCTCGCACCTCGTAGGCGTAGTAGACCTCGCCTCCCTCGCTCCGACGCTCGAAGGGATAGCTGAACTCGAGCGGCTCGGCGCCGGGAGGCAGCCGGATCTCGAAGCCGGCCCATCGCAGCGGACGGCCCCACAAGCGCGCCGTGGTCAGGATGTAGCGGGCGTACTCGGTCTTGATCTGCTGCCGATAGACCACTTCGGCCACGATCGAGTCACCCCAGCAGGGAGGTACCCACCAGCGCACGCCGGGCGCGTTCGGCAGCTCCTCCCAGTGGGTAGGCACGGCCGCGCCGGCGTCGTCACGGAAGGCGAGCGAAACCATGCGGGCGCCGCCCAGCAAGGAGTCGACGGGAAGCGGGAAGAAGAGGGGGATCGACTCCTCGATCGGGGTGCGGCAGAGAAGTGTGAAGGTCCCCCGCACCTCGAGGCTATCGCCCACCACGTCGAGCCAGATCGACTCGGAATCGAATACCAGTGGGAACGCTTCGCCAATTGGATTCCGGGGGGACCGCTCGGTGCCTGGCCGGTTGTCAGCACCGGCGCCGGGCGCGAGCGCGAGCGCGACCATCGCGAGGGAAGCCACTCCGTATGCGAAAAGCAAGGGCGTGGATCTCATCGAGCTTTCGTCTCCTGCCAGCTAGCGATAGAGCGTCTTGATCCATCCCCAGGTCACCGGGGTCGCCGGTGGGTTCTGATCGACGCTTGCGGACGCGTCCTCAATGGTGAACCGAACCGGCAGACAGCGTGCGACACCCCAGTACGTGTTGGAGAGCTCGATCTCCGTCTCGTAAAACCCCGGCTCCAACCCGGCCGCATCCGCTGTGACGTGCAGATGAGCCTCCCCGGGCACGTACTCGGAATCGATCCACGCTGTGCACCATGCAGCGTGACTGCTGACGTCCTGGGGACAGTAGATGTCCGGATCGCCCATTCCCTCCGCCCAAAAATCGACCGTGCCGTCGGCGGCGGCACCGGGCGAGGCGTTCAGAAGAAGCTCCGGGACCTCGAAGATGGCGATGCAACCGCTCTCCCTGTATCCGCAATGCGGGGAGACGTGCCCGCACTCGATCCCTGCCTCGGCGTCTACCTGTATTGAATAGGTGACAAAGATTGTGCCATGGCAATCGTGCTGGAGTTCGACATCGCCGTGCCAACCCACGAGGTCGAGCCAGCCCGGTCCGGCCACGTTCATCACCAACCGGGCAACGGGGATGACACCCCCGGGCTCTGCGCTGATCGGATAGGGGTAGTCCCAGGTCAGGTAGAGCGCATGGGTGTCGCCATTGAGATCAAGCCCACCGTCGGCGTCGCCACAGGTCTCGAAATCGACGAACTGCCAGGTATCCGGCCAGGTGATCTCGGATCGGAGCGAGCGGATGCACAACGTCTCGCCCGGCCAACTGTATGCACCCCGCATGAAGAAGAGCAGGAACTCGAGCTCCCCGTCCGCGCTCGTCGAGCGGACGATCTGGTCACAGTTGGTGATCGGCGTGTA belongs to Candidatus Eisenbacteria bacterium and includes:
- a CDS encoding C-GCAxxG-C-C family protein — translated: MRIQKWEYNDKRPKGFSQDHDIQPLAVPFLPLCVSSARSEPTPSPEGVTKMNRGEKANSLMQEYGSCCSGVLGAFVTELGLEMDTVAGLGRGMAGGIGGLGHICGAVSGAILAIGLKTTNKDNIHDMQAGFETMEKVREFVTRFEEQHSSIICKDLIGCDISSQEKSAVAMKNGAFANCPKYVESAANILDEMLNG